One stretch of Amycolatopsis sp. NBC_00345 DNA includes these proteins:
- a CDS encoding bifunctional 5,10-methylenetetrahydrofolate dehydrogenase/5,10-methenyltetrahydrofolate cyclohydrolase, with product MPTPTTARLMDGRELARRTVARAAAEAAAITERTGTAPCLATVLVGDDPASHTYVRMKQARCAKAGISSRHVGLPAETTTDQLVATLTELSEDVGVQGILPQHPAGPHIDERAAFEAIAPEKDVDGVTARSFAGMGLGIPGFTSCTPGGIVRLLDEYGVDPAGRRAVVVGRSPILGRPMGMLLLGRDATVTYAHSRTTNLAEVVREADILVAAVGKSRFIRGEDVKPGAVVVDAGYNPGNVGDVDFETARHRARLITPVPGGVGPMTIAVLLAQTVDAAARALG from the coding sequence ATCACCGAACGCACGGGGACCGCGCCGTGCCTCGCCACCGTGCTGGTGGGTGACGACCCCGCGTCGCACACGTATGTGCGGATGAAGCAGGCCCGCTGCGCGAAGGCCGGGATCTCCTCCCGCCACGTCGGGTTGCCCGCCGAGACGACCACGGACCAGCTCGTCGCCACCCTCACCGAACTGTCCGAAGACGTTGGTGTGCAAGGAATCCTGCCGCAGCACCCCGCCGGTCCGCACATCGACGAGCGCGCCGCGTTCGAGGCGATCGCGCCGGAGAAGGACGTCGACGGGGTCACCGCGCGCTCGTTCGCCGGGATGGGACTGGGGATTCCCGGCTTCACGTCGTGCACGCCGGGCGGGATCGTCCGGCTGCTCGACGAGTACGGCGTCGACCCGGCCGGACGGCGGGCCGTGGTCGTCGGGCGCAGCCCGATCCTCGGGCGGCCGATGGGGATGCTGCTGCTCGGGCGCGACGCCACCGTCACGTACGCGCATTCGCGCACCACAAACCTCGCCGAAGTGGTGCGGGAGGCCGACATCCTCGTCGCCGCCGTCGGGAAGTCGCGGTTCATCCGGGGCGAGGACGTGAAGCCGGGCGCGGTGGTCGTCGACGCGGGGTACAACCCGGGCAACGTCGGCGACGTCGACTTCGAGACGGCGCGGCACCGCGCGAGACTCATCACGCCGGTCCCCGGCGGCGTCGGCCCGATGACGATCGCCGTGCTGCTGGCCCAGACCGTCGACGCCGCCGCCCGCGCGCTGGGCTAA